A single Tenacibaculum sp. Bg11-29 DNA region contains:
- a CDS encoding Crp/Fnr family transcriptional regulator, giving the protein MSSTEYFIRKGETPKKLAFVISGLFRYVYIDKKGIEYTKGIITENNFITSYSAMISKSNSHFFIEALEDSKILKIPYTKWKNLIETDSFWLKFLLSLVEKGFSIKEKRERDLLLLNAEMRYKNFLKDFPLMEGRIKQAIIASYLGIQPESLSRVRRNMLT; this is encoded by the coding sequence ATAAGTTCGACTGAATACTTTATTAGAAAAGGAGAAACTCCTAAGAAACTTGCTTTTGTTATTTCTGGGCTTTTTAGATATGTTTACATTGATAAAAAAGGTATTGAATATACTAAAGGAATTATTACCGAAAATAACTTTATTACTTCTTACTCTGCAATGATATCAAAATCTAATTCTCATTTTTTTATCGAAGCTCTTGAAGATTCAAAAATATTGAAAATACCCTATACAAAATGGAAAAACCTGATAGAAACTGATAGTTTTTGGTTAAAATTTTTACTTTCTCTTGTTGAAAAAGGCTTTTCTATAAAAGAAAAAAGAGAAAGGGATTTACTTTTACTAAATGCAGAAATGCGATATAAAAATTTCTTAAAAGATTTCCCTTTAATGGAAGGGAGAATAAAACAAGCAATTATTGCCTCCTATCTTGGCATACAACCAGAATCTCTTAGTAGAGTAAGAAGAAATATGCTGACTTAA
- a CDS encoding DUF5458 family protein, translated as MSVQAKEKKSASIQEKQIQNSKSAVEVLAEYGGFSFLENIIDGFSNLNPKRKARRNIFLTDEQWETERKNLTNRLNIWIDLLGSGKDTEGMRDIAKDRSEKADLTLNANLKKALKATEDLERSYRSVSLFYKNAESDKIKNVTILNADLDQLKDLDNTLFIDYVGNELKQNFDRLDLRSNYGILNIPGYLGSNAVIDKWSKIAYDNKTMLVTDFQDLESPDDVVDIFFNANHTGGDVFKSNTLMSCNWLLGRKKDDVVGEEDNLYVPPSSALAGKIYSTLMSQVVAGKKFGGINEVESVRFDLKKSEISELEKMGLVPMVNEYSKVMAFSAKTLFNGDNLGLQTYSVVRVFDHITKVLFDFLNRKAFENWTTRTEADLRSQIVKFLDGVQGPSKLIEKFKVMKIEQDPNQKDRVLLDIHITPYFPAKSFVIQLDGHKGDGPENAEWHSEYKQE; from the coding sequence ATGTCAGTACAAGCAAAAGAAAAAAAGAGTGCGTCTATACAAGAAAAACAAATTCAAAATTCAAAATCTGCAGTTGAAGTATTAGCAGAATATGGAGGTTTTTCTTTTTTAGAAAATATAATCGATGGTTTCTCTAACCTTAATCCAAAAAGAAAAGCAAGAAGAAATATCTTTCTTACTGATGAACAATGGGAAACAGAAAGAAAAAATTTAACAAATAGGTTAAATATTTGGATCGACTTGTTAGGTAGCGGAAAGGATACTGAAGGAATGCGTGATATCGCAAAAGACCGTTCAGAGAAAGCAGATCTTACATTAAATGCGAATTTAAAAAAGGCGCTTAAAGCTACAGAAGACTTAGAGAGATCTTATAGATCGGTTTCGCTTTTCTATAAGAATGCAGAATCAGATAAAATAAAAAATGTTACAATACTTAACGCTGATTTAGATCAATTAAAAGATTTAGATAATACGTTATTTATTGATTATGTTGGGAATGAGTTAAAGCAAAATTTTGATCGTTTAGACCTTAGAAGTAATTACGGAATATTAAATATCCCTGGGTATTTAGGTTCGAATGCTGTAATAGATAAATGGTCGAAAATAGCATACGATAATAAAACGATGCTAGTAACAGATTTTCAAGATTTAGAATCTCCAGACGATGTTGTAGATATCTTTTTTAACGCAAATCATACGGGAGGAGATGTTTTTAAATCAAATACATTAATGTCTTGTAACTGGTTGTTAGGTAGAAAAAAAGACGATGTTGTAGGAGAAGAAGATAACTTATATGTACCACCATCATCTGCACTAGCTGGAAAAATTTACAGTACTTTAATGTCTCAAGTTGTTGCTGGAAAAAAATTCGGTGGAATTAATGAGGTTGAAAGTGTTCGTTTTGATCTTAAAAAGAGTGAGATTTCAGAATTAGAAAAAATGGGATTAGTTCCTATGGTTAATGAATATAGTAAGGTTATGGCGTTCTCTGCTAAAACATTATTTAACGGTGATAACTTAGGGTTGCAAACATACTCTGTAGTAAGAGTATTTGATCATATTACCAAGGTTCTTTTTGATTTCTTAAATAGAAAAGCTTTTGAAAACTGGACTACTCGTACAGAGGCTGATTTAAGAAGCCAAATCGTTAAGTTTTTAGACGGTGTTCAAGGACCATCTAAACTTATTGAGAAGTTTAAGGTAATGAAAATAGAACAAGATCCAAATCAAAAGGATAGAGTGTTGTTGGATATACATATCACACCATACTTCCCTGCTAAAAGTTTTGTTATTCAATTAGACGGTCATAAAGGAGATGGGCCTGAAAATGCTGAATGGCATAGTGAATATAAGCAGGAGTAA
- a CDS encoding type VI secretion system baseplate subunit TssF: MVNNNYKKIKERMKMRSMQLWGIENTQKVDPVVEMFLDVFSYELSKVHQEVKVSDAKLLERISKILVNESWSLPTPSHTLLSVQPSEQISKIEKTTQLYFQKIVKGELNDVFFTPIKKQTLLRANVYCTALDRQLIFDTNKGYKHIINSYKESKIPEYTIWVGIDIEESLLNDITKIPISILLKDSHLDPYLKMSKVKDSEGNELNLYQEVEDLTTNKEHYYATIQKYYHDYLYTLDLSNSAKKRQKLTDKCKDLFNQEEIEEYDKELFWLEITFSIAFTKEELEKIAISTNTFPIVNRKRSYKQHSLKRNGKIVSLYFNEKEYFLNAESLIDNQGRKYKNALKNDINNMEGAFSLYYGDIEQFDERNAKSILSDVIQTVREEGSSFSAVGYDLLNSYLEDLNDKLDTLERKVNFRFKDVSNNSEKVYLQTIPYKTSDTYECVYWTTNAGLANDIKEGTLLTQYQTIELESDSIRLLTDTVGGIVKKGAKEKISNFRYGLLSKDRIVSNEDIKEFIHVAIGDVLKSVSVKSGVGISVNKKQGLVRTINVEVSLNEGGNLSSENKKRLGHSLELQLESKSVHNTPYRVNII, from the coding sequence ATGGTTAATAACAATTATAAAAAAATTAAAGAACGCATGAAAATGCGCTCTATGCAGCTGTGGGGTATCGAGAATACTCAAAAAGTAGATCCAGTTGTAGAGATGTTTTTAGATGTATTCTCTTATGAGTTATCAAAAGTACATCAAGAAGTAAAAGTATCTGATGCTAAACTTTTAGAAAGAATATCAAAAATATTGGTTAATGAAAGTTGGTCATTGCCTACACCATCACATACATTACTAAGCGTTCAACCATCAGAACAGATTAGTAAAATAGAAAAAACGACTCAGTTATATTTTCAAAAAATTGTAAAGGGAGAATTAAATGACGTTTTTTTTACACCAATTAAAAAACAAACACTTTTAAGAGCTAATGTATATTGTACTGCTTTAGACAGACAGTTAATTTTTGATACAAATAAAGGATATAAACATATTATAAACTCTTATAAAGAAAGTAAAATACCAGAATATACTATTTGGGTTGGTATTGATATAGAAGAGTCTTTATTAAACGATATCACTAAAATACCAATAAGTATTTTATTAAAAGATTCTCACCTCGATCCATACCTTAAAATGAGTAAGGTGAAAGATAGTGAAGGTAATGAGCTAAACCTATATCAAGAAGTAGAAGATTTAACTACAAATAAGGAACATTATTACGCTACAATACAAAAATATTATCATGACTACTTATATACTTTAGATCTTAGTAATAGCGCTAAGAAAAGACAGAAGTTAACAGATAAATGTAAGGATTTATTTAACCAAGAAGAGATAGAAGAGTATGACAAAGAACTTTTTTGGTTAGAAATAACATTTTCAATTGCTTTTACGAAAGAAGAATTAGAAAAAATAGCTATTTCTACAAATACATTTCCTATTGTTAATAGAAAGAGATCTTACAAACAACATAGTTTAAAAAGAAATGGAAAAATAGTTTCTCTTTATTTTAATGAAAAAGAATATTTTTTAAATGCAGAATCTCTTATTGACAATCAAGGGAGAAAGTATAAAAACGCATTGAAAAACGATATAAATAATATGGAGGGAGCTTTTTCTCTTTATTATGGAGATATTGAGCAGTTTGATGAACGTAATGCAAAATCTATTTTAAGTGATGTAATACAAACCGTAAGGGAAGAAGGAAGTTCTTTCTCGGCAGTAGGCTACGATTTATTAAATAGTTACTTAGAAGACCTTAATGATAAGTTAGATACTTTAGAACGTAAAGTGAACTTTAGATTTAAAGATGTAAGTAATAATAGTGAAAAAGTTTATTTACAAACAATTCCATATAAAACATCAGACACGTATGAATGTGTTTATTGGACTACAAATGCTGGTTTGGCAAATGATATTAAGGAAGGAACTTTACTAACACAATATCAAACAATTGAATTAGAGTCAGATAGTATACGGTTACTAACCGATACTGTTGGTGGAATTGTAAAAAAAGGAGCAAAAGAAAAGATTAGTAATTTTAGATATGGGTTATTATCTAAAGATAGAATTGTTTCTAACGAAGACATTAAAGAATTTATACATGTAGCAATTGGCGATGTTCTTAAAAGTGTATCGGTAAAATCAGGAGTTGGAATATCGGTAAACAAAAAACAAGGATTAGTTAGAACTATAAATGTAGAGGTTTCATTAAATGAAGGAGGTAATTTAAGTAGTGAAAATAAAAAACGATTAGGCCATTCGTTAGAGTTACAGTTAGAAAGTAAATCTGTACACAATACGCCATATCGAGTGAATATAATATAA
- a CDS encoding GPW/gp25 family protein: MKYLKLPIDFSGMLHGEIQNRCLIEESIAQYIMMQITSRYGEVAGRADFGSDIWELEFNQLVKIYEWEERVRVSLLESIVKYETRLTDIKVGVSLSEIDTDIDSEKYSQVRRKAVINVSGNIIQTGIAFNFNTSLYVSPLSQ; the protein is encoded by the coding sequence ATGAAGTATTTAAAATTACCTATAGATTTTTCTGGCATGTTACATGGAGAAATACAAAACAGGTGTTTAATAGAAGAGTCTATTGCTCAGTATATTATGATGCAAATTACTAGTAGATATGGAGAAGTTGCAGGAAGAGCAGATTTTGGATCAGATATATGGGAACTCGAATTTAATCAATTAGTGAAGATTTATGAATGGGAAGAACGTGTAAGAGTATCATTGCTAGAATCAATAGTTAAGTACGAAACAAGACTTACAGATATAAAAGTAGGTGTAAGTTTAAGTGAAATTGATACTGATATAGATTCAGAAAAGTATTCTCAAGTAAGAAGAAAAGCAGTGATAAACGTATCAGGAAACATAATACAAACAGGAATTGCTTTTAACTTTAATACATCTTTGTACGTAAGTCCTTTATCTCAGTAA
- a CDS encoding ATP-binding cassette domain-containing protein encodes MNYLEIDNIELNFGTTEILKAIYFKAEKGKITGILGSNGSGKTSLLRIIFGELKPKSKLLRIDNKPVLIPLYKKAFIKYLPQFHIIPNNISLKSSFSFFNTSFSDFLIDFPDFESQKDHSFSDFSGGEKRLIETYVIVKSDAEIILLDEPFSHLSPLYIKKIKEILETEKTHKIIIITDHLYKEILDVSNTLYLLKDGWNRLLTSPQELIKYNYANTL; translated from the coding sequence ATGAATTATTTAGAAATTGATAATATTGAGTTAAACTTTGGAACTACCGAAATATTAAAAGCAATTTATTTTAAAGCTGAAAAAGGAAAAATTACAGGAATCTTAGGAAGTAACGGCTCTGGAAAAACTTCGTTACTAAGAATTATATTTGGTGAGTTAAAACCAAAAAGCAAGCTACTAAGGATTGATAATAAACCTGTATTAATTCCATTATACAAAAAAGCATTTATAAAATACCTTCCACAATTTCATATTATACCTAACAACATTTCTTTAAAAAGCTCATTTAGTTTTTTTAATACCTCTTTTTCTGATTTTTTAATTGATTTCCCTGATTTTGAATCTCAAAAAGATCATTCTTTTTCTGATTTTTCAGGAGGCGAAAAAAGATTAATAGAAACTTATGTTATTGTAAAATCTGATGCTGAAATTATTTTATTAGACGAACCATTTTCTCATTTATCGCCATTATACATTAAAAAAATAAAAGAGATACTAGAGACAGAGAAAACGCATAAAATAATTATTATTACAGATCATTTGTATAAAGAGATCTTAGATGTTTCTAACACCTTATATCTATTAAAAGATGGCTGGAATCGGTTATTAACGTCACCCCAAGAACTCATTAAATACAACTATGCAAACACTTTATAA
- a CDS encoding SDR family oxidoreductase, with translation MILTNNTILITGGSFGIGLELSKQLLKKNSKIIICGRSKEKLFEVKKNIPEIEIFQCDVSDQKQCINLVNWIQKHHSKLNVLINNAAIVHITNFLDDDNIIEKAKLEMDINFIGPITLIKQLIPIIQKNNSPTLINITSGLIYLPRSGYPFYNATKAALHSFTQVLRVQMKNTKFKVIEVMFPAVKTPWHKGKPPKIAITPEKAVLKMLKGLESNKTEIKIAKVKLLYFLSRFAPKFALKKLNNLKS, from the coding sequence ATGATTTTAACAAATAACACAATACTTATTACAGGTGGTAGCTTTGGAATTGGACTAGAACTAAGCAAACAACTTCTTAAAAAAAACAGCAAAATAATAATTTGTGGAAGATCTAAAGAGAAACTATTTGAAGTTAAAAAAAACATTCCTGAAATCGAGATTTTTCAATGTGACGTATCAGACCAAAAACAATGTATTAATTTAGTTAATTGGATACAGAAACATCACTCTAAGTTAAATGTTTTAATTAATAATGCTGCAATCGTACACATAACAAATTTTTTAGATGATGATAATATTATTGAAAAAGCAAAATTAGAAATGGATATTAATTTTATAGGCCCTATAACATTAATAAAACAGCTAATTCCAATCATTCAAAAAAACAACAGCCCTACTCTAATAAATATTACAAGTGGATTAATCTATCTACCTAGATCTGGCTATCCTTTTTACAATGCTACCAAAGCAGCACTTCATTCTTTCACCCAAGTATTAAGAGTACAAATGAAAAACACAAAATTTAAAGTAATTGAAGTTATGTTTCCTGCTGTAAAAACACCTTGGCACAAAGGAAAGCCTCCCAAAATTGCAATCACACCTGAAAAAGCTGTTCTAAAAATGCTAAAGGGCTTAGAAAGTAACAAAACAGAGATAAAGATAGCCAAGGTCAAACTATTGTATTTTCTATCTCGTTTTGCTCCAAAATTTGCTTTAAAAAAATTAAACAATTTAAAAAGTTAA
- a CDS encoding AAA family ATPase has protein sequence MIENNFSASLVSAVRLAKSFAAKDRHTTYGVAHLALALLYESTGVSDVLSSMGKDVDYLQEWFEMRKEIYESEDQAGTEPLPDSEVDKVFEESERSKLKLGTDYIDGLCVFIAILREGVVYTNKQLETLSVTEAEFYKIYESPVFSSKNLTDSEQVELIESIPYCTNLITQKNLDEGTLILGRDKEIRSILESLERQENRGVLLVGDSGVGKTGIIKGLIKHIAESENPLVSEKQIIGLNASKLLANSTNESDVAKKLSDTFDKIGKLENCLFIIDDIQILIEGTQGGSGAVSNLISAELNNGGINLIASINPDAYRKTIEKHSINRKLEIIKLEELEMMVLLKCLDNHRYKLTAYYQLKISEEAITESVQYSKRYFKENKLPYGAIELLDRTLASVHTSNANSLKEIEVLQAQLKSVVLGEKDSITNLYFLYRLTTDKVSPVILNNISSKYDILAIKEEDVLVQSLEAYLAEAKEIAIQPIKEVTAHEISAMVASITGIPIGKIQAEEKERLLNIEERLQARVKGQDHAITTLSDAIIESRSGLSNPKQPIGSFFFLGPTGTGKTELTKSLAELLFDDESAMIRFDMSEFKEEHSAALLYGAPPGYVGYEEGGMLVNKIREKPYSIILFDEIEKAHSSVYDVFLQIMDEGHIHDKLGREGDFSNAIIIFTSNIGSQWISDQFEENKIPPSNQLIEVMSDHFRPEFLGRITEVVPFAPINEEVAQMIFGLQFKSLQKQLKQQKNITLNLSEEALKYLSKKGYSKKYGARPISGVIRTYLKKTISRMIVSESVISDDVVLVDYKDDSLIWEKQ, from the coding sequence ATGATAGAGAATAATTTTAGTGCAAGTTTAGTATCAGCAGTACGATTAGCTAAATCGTTTGCAGCTAAAGATAGGCACACAACATATGGGGTGGCACATTTAGCTCTAGCATTACTATATGAATCGACAGGAGTAAGCGACGTATTATCTAGTATGGGTAAAGATGTTGATTACTTGCAAGAATGGTTCGAAATGCGAAAAGAAATTTATGAATCAGAAGATCAAGCCGGAACAGAACCATTACCAGATAGTGAGGTAGATAAAGTATTTGAAGAGTCAGAAAGGTCAAAATTAAAATTAGGTACCGATTATATAGACGGACTTTGTGTATTTATAGCCATTCTTAGAGAAGGTGTTGTATATACAAACAAACAATTAGAAACCCTTTCTGTAACTGAAGCAGAGTTTTATAAGATATATGAATCTCCAGTTTTTTCTTCAAAAAATTTAACAGATAGCGAACAGGTTGAATTAATTGAGTCAATACCATATTGTACCAACCTTATTACTCAAAAAAATCTAGACGAAGGAACCTTAATTTTAGGGAGAGATAAAGAAATAAGAAGTATTTTAGAAAGTCTTGAACGACAAGAAAATAGAGGTGTTTTATTAGTTGGTGATTCTGGTGTTGGAAAAACAGGAATCATTAAAGGTTTAATTAAGCATATTGCAGAATCAGAAAATCCTTTGGTTTCTGAAAAGCAAATAATAGGACTTAACGCATCTAAGTTATTAGCAAATAGTACTAATGAGAGCGATGTCGCTAAGAAATTAAGTGACACTTTTGATAAAATAGGGAAATTAGAAAATTGCCTTTTCATTATCGATGACATACAAATATTAATAGAAGGAACCCAAGGGGGATCAGGAGCTGTTAGTAACTTAATTTCAGCGGAACTTAATAATGGAGGAATAAACCTTATTGCGTCTATTAATCCTGATGCCTATAGAAAAACTATTGAGAAACATTCTATTAACCGTAAGCTTGAAATTATAAAGCTCGAAGAACTAGAAATGATGGTGTTGCTTAAATGTTTAGATAATCATAGATATAAACTAACAGCATATTATCAATTAAAAATATCAGAGGAAGCTATTACCGAATCGGTACAATATTCAAAAAGATACTTTAAAGAAAATAAATTACCTTACGGGGCAATAGAATTATTAGATAGAACACTAGCGTCAGTTCATACTAGTAATGCTAATTCGCTAAAAGAAATAGAAGTATTACAAGCGCAATTAAAAAGTGTGGTTTTGGGTGAGAAAGACTCTATAACGAATCTTTATTTTTTATACCGTTTAACAACAGATAAAGTAAGTCCTGTAATACTAAATAATATTTCAAGTAAATATGATATTCTTGCTATAAAAGAAGAAGATGTATTGGTACAAAGCTTAGAAGCGTATTTAGCAGAAGCAAAAGAAATAGCAATACAACCAATTAAAGAAGTTACAGCACATGAAATTTCTGCAATGGTAGCAAGTATAACAGGAATTCCCATTGGGAAAATACAAGCAGAAGAAAAAGAACGACTCCTAAATATTGAAGAACGTTTACAAGCAAGAGTAAAAGGGCAAGACCATGCTATTACAACATTATCAGATGCTATTATAGAATCTAGAAGTGGTTTAAGTAACCCGAAACAACCAATAGGTTCATTTTTCTTCTTAGGACCAACAGGAACTGGTAAAACAGAACTTACAAAATCTTTAGCAGAGTTACTTTTTGATGATGAGAGCGCAATGATTCGTTTTGATATGTCAGAATTTAAAGAAGAACATTCAGCAGCCCTTTTATATGGAGCACCTCCAGGATACGTAGGATATGAAGAAGGAGGAATGTTGGTAAATAAAATAAGAGAAAAACCATATTCGATTATATTATTTGATGAAATTGAGAAGGCACATAGCTCTGTATATGATGTTTTTTTACAAATTATGGATGAAGGGCATATTCATGATAAATTGGGACGTGAAGGAGATTTTTCTAATGCAATAATTATTTTCACCTCTAATATTGGTAGTCAATGGATTTCAGATCAATTTGAAGAAAATAAAATACCACCTTCAAATCAATTAATAGAAGTAATGAGCGATCACTTTAGACCAGAATTTTTAGGAAGAATTACTGAGGTTGTGCCTTTTGCTCCAATTAATGAAGAAGTGGCACAAATGATTTTTGGTTTGCAATTTAAAAGCCTTCAAAAGCAATTAAAGCAGCAAAAAAACATAACTCTTAATTTATCTGAAGAAGCTTTAAAATATTTATCTAAAAAAGGATATTCAAAAAAGTATGGAGCCCGACCAATATCAGGAGTTATTCGTACATATCTTAAAAAAACAATATCAAGAATGATTGTATCAGAAAGTGTAATTTCTGATGATGTTGTATTGGTAGATTATAAAGACGATAGTTTAATCTGGGAAAAGCAATAA
- a CDS encoding TssN family type VI secretion system protein: protein MNVLLLFFLKYLLAPLVMIVATVVLNTIAKGKAVLKLKKLMIFILLLAVLLILPSLLGFLKYEFIWGGLVISICSYLLLGFLFNWFSTTNFFKDIGFKENKWLMILGLFIAVILASWAYYFVFSWANELGYELWAMLTVLWFLVPPFYVFSRGMYLQIPSPFYKLWIVNNELNDEEYWNSVDTFRLMQVTVKVKRSPEAKEYASFSVKLPEDVSLGRWFNRFIDDQNIRFPNNIIELEDGNGPYGWILYTNKWLPMPIFTRMLDFDGDVIGNKIKNKTVLYVRRVSKNKEDEVKATAE from the coding sequence ATGAATGTATTATTACTCTTTTTTTTAAAATACTTACTAGCACCACTCGTTATGATTGTTGCAACGGTCGTTTTAAATACAATTGCAAAAGGAAAAGCAGTGTTAAAGCTGAAGAAATTAATGATTTTTATTTTACTACTAGCAGTATTGTTAATACTCCCTAGTTTATTAGGGTTTTTAAAGTATGAGTTTATATGGGGAGGGTTAGTTATTTCTATATGTAGCTATTTACTTCTAGGCTTTTTATTTAATTGGTTTTCTACCACAAATTTCTTTAAAGACATAGGATTTAAAGAGAATAAGTGGTTAATGATATTAGGGTTGTTTATCGCAGTAATATTAGCATCATGGGCATACTATTTTGTTTTCTCTTGGGCAAATGAATTAGGATATGAATTATGGGCTATGTTAACTGTTTTGTGGTTTTTAGTACCGCCTTTTTATGTGTTTTCTAGAGGCATGTATTTACAAATACCAAGTCCGTTTTATAAACTATGGATTGTTAATAATGAACTTAATGATGAAGAGTATTGGAACAGTGTAGATACTTTTAGATTAATGCAGGTAACAGTAAAAGTTAAGCGATCACCAGAAGCAAAGGAATATGCTTCTTTTTCTGTAAAACTTCCAGAAGATGTAAGCTTAGGTAGATGGTTTAATCGATTTATAGACGATCAAAACATACGATTTCCAAACAATATTATAGAACTAGAAGACGGTAACGGACCTTATGGTTGGATATTATATACTAACAAGTGGTTACCAATGCCTATTTTTACTAGAATGCTCGATTTTGATGGAGATGTAATAGGTAATAAAATAAAAAACAAAACTGTTTTGTATGTACGACGTGTTTCTAAGAATAAAGAAGATGAAGTAAAAGCAACAGCAGAATAA
- a CDS encoding MarR family winged helix-turn-helix transcriptional regulator: MSADLINEMGYIALATRLKRISDKMSHSTRLMYKQIDMDIEPNWYLVLILVKEKPNISVMEIAKSMGFTHQSVNTITSKMMKKGYLKISKDTKDKRKTVFNITSKSIDALPEIEKVWGIGKKVIYELLDEDITILKHLDTLESNLDKTSFGQRIIDKLDSTENEKS; encoded by the coding sequence TTGAGTGCAGATTTAATAAATGAAATGGGATATATCGCTTTAGCTACGAGGTTAAAACGGATTAGTGATAAAATGAGTCACAGCACAAGGTTAATGTACAAACAAATAGATATGGACATTGAACCTAATTGGTATTTAGTTTTAATACTTGTAAAGGAAAAACCAAACATATCAGTAATGGAAATTGCAAAGAGTATGGGATTTACACATCAGTCAGTAAATACGATAACAAGTAAAATGATGAAAAAAGGTTATTTAAAAATTTCTAAGGACACTAAAGACAAAAGAAAAACAGTTTTTAATATCACTTCTAAATCAATCGATGCCTTGCCAGAAATTGAAAAAGTATGGGGAATTGGTAAAAAGGTCATTTATGAATTACTCGATGAAGATATTACGATACTAAAACATTTAGATACATTAGAATCAAATTTAGATAAAACGTCATTTGGACAAAGAATAATCGATAAATTAGATAGCACTGAAAATGAAAAATCATAA
- the prfA gene encoding peptide chain release factor 1, whose amino-acid sequence MLDKLRIIKQRYDEVSDLIIQPDIIMDQKRYAKLSKEYKDLGKVVKKGDEYKSLNDSIEEAKEIIADGSDPEMTEMAKMEMDDAKKRIPVLEEEIKFMLIPKDPEDAKNAVVELRAGAGGDEASIFAGELFRMYTKYCEGRGWKVSTVDYSEGTNGGFKEIQFEVSGDDVYGTLKFEAGVHRVQRVPQTETQGRVHTSAATCMVFPEAEEFDVVINPKEVRIDFFCSSGPGGQSVNTTYSAVRLTHIPTGLVAQCQDQKSQHKNKEKAFKVLRSRLYEMELAKKNAADALKRGTMVTSGDRSAKIRTYNFPQGRMTDHRIGLTLYDLSNIINGDIQKIIDELMMAENTSKLKELGESI is encoded by the coding sequence ATGTTAGATAAATTAAGAATTATAAAGCAACGTTATGATGAGGTTTCGGATTTAATTATCCAGCCAGATATTATAATGGACCAAAAACGTTACGCTAAGTTAAGTAAAGAATATAAAGATTTAGGTAAGGTTGTTAAGAAAGGTGATGAGTATAAAAGTCTGAATGATTCAATTGAAGAAGCTAAAGAAATTATAGCTGATGGAAGTGATCCGGAAATGACGGAAATGGCTAAGATGGAAATGGACGATGCTAAAAAGCGTATTCCTGTTTTAGAAGAAGAAATTAAATTCATGTTAATTCCTAAAGATCCAGAAGATGCTAAGAACGCGGTTGTTGAACTTAGAGCAGGAGCAGGTGGGGATGAAGCAAGTATTTTTGCAGGTGAATTATTTAGAATGTATACTAAATATTGTGAAGGTAGAGGATGGAAAGTTTCTACAGTAGATTATTCTGAAGGTACCAATGGAGGATTTAAAGAAATTCAGTTTGAAGTTTCTGGAGATGATGTATATGGAACATTAAAGTTTGAGGCAGGTGTACATCGTGTACAACGTGTACCGCAAACAGAAACACAAGGTCGTGTACATACATCAGCAGCTACTTGTATGGTTTTTCCGGAAGCAGAAGAGTTTGATGTAGTAATAAACCCAAAAGAAGTACGTATTGATTTTTTCTGTTCATCAGGTCCAGGAGGTCAGTCGGTAAATACAACATATTCGGCAGTGCGTTTAACACACATTCCTACTGGTTTAGTGGCACAATGTCAAGATCAAAAATCACAGCATAAAAATAAAGAAAAAGCTTTTAAAGTATTACGTTCTCGTTTATACGAAATGGAGTTAGCAAAGAAAAATGCTGCTGATGCTTTAAAAAGAGGAACAATGGTTACTTCTGGTGATAGATCTGCAAAGATTAGAACTTATAATTTTCCGCAAGGACGTATGACAGATCATAGAATTGGATTAACCTTATATGATTTATCAAATATTATAAATGGAGATATTCAGAAAATTATTGATGAATTAATGATGGCCGAGAATACCTCTAAACTAAAAGAATTAGGAGAAAGTATTTAA